A genomic window from Candidatus Thiocaldithrix dubininis includes:
- a CDS encoding MFS transporter, with protein sequence MNRLEWRVTASLAAIYAVRMLGLFMILPVFTLYAESLPGYSAALAGLAIGIYGLTQATFQIPLGILSDKVGRKPVIVGGLLVFALGSIIAAVAHSLVGIIIGRAIQGMGAVAGPTMALAADLTREENRTRIMAIIGMTIGLSFMAGMVLGPLINQYAGVPGIFWLTMVLALIGIVLVLFAIPTPLQAKQHRDAGVMQGYLMTALKNQALVRMNIGVFILHLVMTANFLVLPPIFEHDLNLPRIDHWRVYLPIFVGSFLLSIPLIIMAETKHKIRSLLIASTIAILLAELLMAFSYTHISGLLAAFFLFFVGFNFLEAIQPSLVAKYSNVSTKGTAMGIFSSSQFLGIFAGGSLGGIVNHHWGASGVFLLSALVVAVWLIIALRLPAPSFYTSRLLKLRGELLMNPQQLEQNLLSIAGVKEVALAPDEQVAYLKVDKSSLDENTLLAFTPHSATT encoded by the coding sequence ATGAATCGACTGGAATGGCGGGTTACCGCTTCATTAGCTGCTATTTATGCGGTGCGCATGTTGGGCTTATTTATGATTCTGCCAGTATTTACGCTATATGCGGAATCTTTGCCCGGTTATAGCGCCGCGCTGGCAGGTTTAGCGATTGGTATTTACGGCTTAACCCAAGCGACTTTTCAAATCCCACTGGGGATTCTGTCGGATAAAGTAGGACGCAAACCGGTCATTGTGGGCGGCTTATTAGTATTTGCGCTAGGCAGCATAATAGCGGCGGTGGCGCATTCATTAGTGGGGATTATTATCGGGCGGGCCATTCAAGGCATGGGCGCGGTAGCAGGTCCAACGATGGCATTAGCGGCTGATTTAACCCGCGAGGAAAATCGCACACGCATTATGGCTATTATCGGCATGACGATTGGATTGTCATTCATGGCGGGTATGGTGCTAGGTCCTCTGATTAATCAATATGCAGGCGTGCCGGGTATTTTCTGGCTGACAATGGTTTTAGCCCTCATCGGCATTGTATTAGTGCTCTTTGCCATTCCTACCCCGTTACAAGCTAAGCAACATCGTGACGCGGGGGTTATGCAAGGCTATCTCATGACGGCGCTCAAGAATCAAGCCCTAGTACGCATGAATATTGGCGTGTTTATTTTACATTTAGTCATGACCGCTAATTTTTTAGTATTACCGCCGATTTTTGAACATGATCTAAATTTACCGCGTATCGACCATTGGCGCGTGTATTTACCCATTTTTGTTGGGTCATTCTTATTATCCATTCCGCTGATTATTATGGCAGAAACTAAACATAAAATTCGCAGCCTATTAATTGCCAGCACGATTGCCATTTTATTAGCTGAACTATTAATGGCGTTTAGTTATACCCATATTAGCGGGCTATTAGCGGCTTTCTTCTTATTCTTCGTAGGTTTTAACTTTCTAGAAGCCATTCAACCCTCCTTGGTAGCTAAATATTCCAATGTCAGTACTAAAGGCACAGCAATGGGTATTTTCAGCAGCTCTCAGTTTTTAGGTATATTTGCGGGCGGCTCATTAGGCGGCATTGTTAATCATCACTGGGGTGCTAGCGGCGTATTCTTATTGAGTGCACTTGTGGTAGCAGTTTGGCTAATAATTGCCTTGCGCTTACCTGCTCCTAGTTTTTATACCAGCCGTTTATTAAAATTACGCGGCGAATTATTAATGAATCCACAGCAATTAGAACAAAATTTATTATCAATCGCTGGGGTCAAAGAAGTGGCACTTGCCCCAGATGAACAAGTTGCTTATTTAAAAGTAGATAAAAGCAGCTTAGATGAAAATACTTTACTAGCTTTTACCCCACATTCCGCAACCACTTAA
- a CDS encoding lysophospholipid acyltransferase family protein, whose protein sequence is MIIRIRATWRWLRLITHVIVGLSLTLLLTGILRRSSTSPVFQRTKQWWLSKVVRIIGGQLQVTGSILPGAKLVVANHVSWLDIPVLGAVLNPSFLSKAEVQHWPVIGWLANQAGTLYITRGQAGAANQAANTIVQALQENQTVLLFPEGTTSDGQDVKTFHARLFAPALEANVPVQPIAVRYLAANGELSTVVPYIGEQSLLQNLHALLREPFIKIEVHCLEPIDSIGLARKTLAQHCEQAIRAIVAPASSALLSATF, encoded by the coding sequence ATGATAATAAGAATACGCGCCACTTGGCGTTGGTTACGTTTAATAACGCATGTCATAGTAGGCTTAAGCTTAACCTTACTGCTGACTGGCATATTACGCCGTTCCAGCACTAGTCCAGTGTTTCAACGCACTAAACAATGGTGGTTAAGCAAAGTCGTGCGCATTATTGGCGGACAATTACAGGTAACAGGGTCAATATTACCCGGTGCAAAGCTAGTAGTGGCTAATCATGTCTCATGGCTGGATATTCCCGTCTTAGGTGCAGTGTTAAACCCGAGCTTCTTGTCCAAAGCAGAAGTGCAACATTGGCCAGTTATAGGTTGGTTAGCCAATCAAGCAGGCACGTTGTATATCACACGCGGGCAAGCGGGGGCAGCCAATCAAGCGGCAAATACCATTGTGCAAGCCTTACAGGAAAATCAAACGGTTTTATTATTTCCAGAAGGTACTACCAGCGATGGGCAAGACGTGAAAACCTTTCATGCGCGTTTATTTGCACCTGCTTTAGAGGCGAATGTACCCGTACAACCGATTGCGGTGCGCTATCTAGCCGCAAATGGCGAATTAAGCACCGTTGTACCGTATATTGGCGAACAATCCTTATTGCAAAACTTACACGCTTTATTACGCGAACCTTTTATTAAGATTGAGGTTCATTGCCTTGAACCCATTGATAGCATAGGTTTAGCCCGTAAAACCTTAGCCCAGCATTGTGAACAGGCAATTCGGGCTATTGTCGCGCCCGCTTCATCCGCATTACTGTCAGCAACCTTTTAG
- a CDS encoding sialate O-acetylesterase, with the protein MGFKLKSALYGVGLFCALLPSVWAKDHVIILAGQSNMMGRGKTIGLPPGYRNTPGNVHFFYQGREHRLAEFGFFGPEVSFAHTLARAYPRDRIFLIKHAASGSYLKQWQPGQGLYNTLMRQISFVAQAYPIQQIDAIMWMQGESEAQSSATVATQYSDQLQNFVTHLRRDLQSPNSLFVLGRISFQHPLLMNSINIVRSQQQQAPQQIKNSLVVSTDGLTTMSDKLHYDSAGQVELGKRFATAYIRRNSQLARR; encoded by the coding sequence GTGGGGTTTAAGCTAAAAAGCGCCTTATACGGTGTGGGGTTGTTCTGCGCGTTATTGCCAAGCGTATGGGCAAAAGATCATGTCATTATTCTAGCTGGGCAATCTAATATGATGGGACGCGGCAAAACCATAGGCTTGCCACCCGGTTACCGCAATACACCCGGCAATGTTCATTTTTTCTATCAAGGGCGTGAACATAGATTAGCCGAATTTGGCTTTTTTGGTCCAGAGGTTAGTTTTGCGCATACCTTAGCAAGGGCATATCCCCGCGACCGCATTTTCTTAATTAAACACGCAGCCTCTGGCAGTTATTTAAAGCAATGGCAACCCGGACAAGGTTTATATAACACTTTAATGCGGCAAATTAGCTTTGTCGCACAGGCTTATCCCATTCAACAAATTGACGCTATTATGTGGATGCAAGGCGAAAGTGAAGCGCAAAGCTCAGCAACGGTTGCTACGCAATATAGCGATCAATTACAAAACTTCGTCACACACTTACGCCGCGATTTGCAATCACCCAATAGTTTATTTGTGTTAGGGCGCATTAGCTTTCAGCACCCTTTACTCATGAACTCGATTAATATTGTGCGCAGCCAACAACAACAAGCTCCACAACAAATTAAAAATAGCTTGGTCGTTTCAACCGATGGCTTAACCACCATGTCAGATAAACTACATTATGACAGCGCCGGGCAAGTAGAGTTAGGCAAACGCTTTGCAACTGCCTATATTCGCCGAAATTCTCAGCTTGCCCGCCGTTAA
- a CDS encoding ATP-dependent 6-phosphofructokinase: protein MSKFTIDKLGKGQFPNPLHSMLNFRYRADHEGLLLQPEVLSQADNTDNIILPSQTVLEMAGPREWLYFNPKQVRAAIVTCGGLCPGLNAVIRGLVMQLWHVYGCQDILGIRFGYHGLGNDAIEPLTLTPDVVSPIKSLGGTILGSSRGTPPTSELVANLQKHQINMLFVIGGDGTMRGADALWQEIKRQHLEIAVVGIPKTIDNDIPYTRRTFGFDTAVAEAMQAINIAEVEAKGMPNGIGLVKLMGRHAGFITATACVASGHPNFCLIPEVDFALDGENGLLALLERRLAARHHAVIVVAEGAGQHLVQGVGTDASGNKKLGDIGTYLNEKINAHFKSKGWQFGLKYIEPSYLIRSAPPSAFDQLYCDQLARAAVHAAMAGKGGMLIGDWNGRLTHIPMSALQGASRRVNPNGELWFSVRENTGQPQVMG from the coding sequence ATGTCTAAATTTACAATTGATAAGTTAGGTAAAGGGCAATTTCCAAATCCACTGCATAGCATGTTGAATTTCCGCTATCGCGCTGATCACGAGGGCTTATTATTACAACCGGAAGTGCTTAGCCAAGCAGATAATACAGATAATATTATATTACCCAGCCAAACCGTGTTGGAAATGGCGGGACCACGCGAATGGCTATATTTCAACCCTAAACAAGTACGCGCAGCTATTGTTACCTGTGGCGGCTTATGCCCCGGCTTAAATGCGGTAATTCGTGGCTTGGTAATGCAGCTATGGCATGTTTACGGCTGTCAGGACATTCTAGGTATCCGCTTTGGCTATCATGGTTTAGGTAATGATGCCATTGAACCCTTAACACTAACGCCTGATGTAGTGTCGCCGATTAAAAGCTTAGGCGGCACTATTTTAGGTTCGTCACGGGGTACACCGCCCACCAGCGAATTAGTCGCTAACTTACAAAAACATCAGATCAATATGTTATTTGTGATTGGTGGCGATGGCACGATGCGCGGTGCAGATGCCTTATGGCAGGAAATCAAACGTCAACACTTAGAAATAGCGGTCGTGGGCATTCCGAAAACCATTGATAATGACATTCCTTATACACGCCGCACGTTTGGTTTTGATACCGCTGTTGCCGAGGCCATGCAAGCCATTAATATTGCAGAAGTTGAAGCCAAAGGTATGCCAAACGGTATTGGTTTGGTCAAGCTCATGGGGCGACATGCTGGCTTTATTACCGCTACCGCGTGTGTGGCATCCGGGCATCCTAACTTTTGTTTAATTCCTGAGGTGGATTTTGCGCTAGACGGCGAAAACGGTTTACTGGCGTTATTAGAACGGCGCTTAGCGGCGCGACACCATGCGGTGATTGTAGTAGCAGAAGGCGCAGGTCAGCATTTAGTGCAAGGTGTGGGAACAGATGCCTCTGGCAATAAGAAATTAGGCGATATTGGCACGTATCTAAACGAAAAAATTAATGCGCATTTCAAATCCAAAGGCTGGCAGTTTGGTTTGAAATATATAGAACCCAGTTATTTGATTCGCTCTGCGCCACCTTCCGCATTTGACCAATTATATTGCGATCAATTAGCGCGGGCGGCAGTACATGCGGCAATGGCAGGTAAAGGCGGTATGTTAATTGGCGATTGGAACGGGCGCTTAACCCATATTCCGATGAGTGCATTACAAGGCGCAAGCCGTCGAGTGAACCCCAACGGCGAATTATGGTTTAGCGTACGCGAAAATACCGGACAGCCACAAGTGATGGGTTAG
- a CDS encoding response regulator transcription factor, whose product MRYNNMQHALIVEDIGETGKWLVRVLLISFPDINITLCDSYRSVCDSLNQNQIFNLVLLDINLPDGNGLDLIPSILQHSPHCVIVISTIFDDDEHILQALRLGAKGYLLKDSPEPVFIQKLRGILTGDPPLSPSVARRILRYFQLDTLGKKLETHVENPAPEKTNLITSNALSSREVEVLVLVAKGLSRKEIARLLDLSANTIARYIRDVYQKLDISSRAEAAVEACRLGLINVAN is encoded by the coding sequence ATGAGATATAACAATATGCAACATGCTTTAATAGTCGAGGATATTGGTGAGACAGGAAAATGGTTAGTTAGGGTTTTATTAATCTCATTTCCAGATATTAATATTACACTTTGTGATAGTTATCGCAGTGTATGCGATAGCTTGAATCAAAATCAGATTTTTAATCTAGTATTGCTTGATATTAACCTACCCGATGGTAATGGTTTAGATTTGATTCCATCCATTTTGCAGCATTCACCGCATTGCGTCATCGTTATTAGTACTATTTTTGATGATGATGAACATATTTTGCAAGCGCTACGTTTGGGAGCAAAAGGCTACTTATTAAAAGATTCTCCTGAACCCGTTTTTATTCAAAAATTGCGCGGTATTTTAACAGGTGACCCCCCGCTTTCACCTTCGGTCGCTAGGCGGATTTTGCGGTATTTTCAATTGGATACGCTAGGAAAGAAATTAGAAACCCATGTTGAAAATCCTGCGCCAGAAAAAACAAATTTAATAACGAGTAATGCTTTAAGTAGTCGAGAAGTTGAAGTATTAGTCTTAGTCGCAAAAGGTCTAAGTCGTAAAGAAATTGCCCGTTTATTAGATCTATCCGCGAATACGATTGCGCGTTATATCCGGGATGTATACCAAAAATTGGATATTTCCAGCCGGGCTGAAGCCGCAGTAGAAGCCTGTCGTTTAGGATTAATTAATGTGGCTAACTAG
- the tsaD gene encoding tRNA (adenosine(37)-N6)-threonylcarbamoyltransferase complex transferase subunit TsaD: MRVLGIETSCDETGVAIYDTERGLLAHRLFSQIAMHAEYGGVVPELASRDHIQRVLPLLREVLADAQLSMQDLDGIAYTAGPGLIGALMTGASMARSMAWALNIPAVGVHHMEGHLLAPMLEDTPPAFPFVALLVSGGHTLLVDVPHLGEYQILGESVDDAAGEAFDKTAKLMGLAYPGGPLLAQLAQQGRAGMYKFPRPMVDRPGCDFSFSGLKTFALTTWQTSDQTEQAKADIAYAFEEAVVDTLAIKCKRALEQAGRKRLVVAGGVGANQRLRAKLQQLNAEVYFPRLAFCTDNGAMIAYAGAMRLQAGATEPAVISARPRWPLSELSAA, encoded by the coding sequence ATGCGCGTATTGGGCATTGAAACTTCTTGTGACGAAACAGGTGTCGCCATTTATGACACCGAACGCGGATTATTAGCGCATCGTTTATTTAGCCAAATTGCCATGCACGCCGAATACGGCGGTGTTGTACCAGAATTGGCATCACGGGATCACATTCAACGCGTCTTACCTTTATTACGTGAGGTGTTAGCCGATGCTCAACTCAGTATGCAAGATTTAGACGGCATTGCTTATACGGCAGGCCCGGGGTTAATCGGCGCATTAATGACGGGTGCATCTATGGCGCGGTCAATGGCGTGGGCATTAAACATTCCGGCGGTGGGCGTACATCACATGGAAGGGCATTTACTCGCGCCTATGTTGGAAGACACACCGCCCGCGTTTCCGTTTGTGGCCTTATTAGTCTCGGGTGGGCACACCTTATTGGTGGACGTGCCACATTTGGGTGAATACCAGATTTTAGGTGAAAGCGTCGATGATGCAGCGGGTGAAGCCTTTGATAAAACCGCTAAGCTTATGGGATTAGCCTATCCGGGTGGCCCTTTATTAGCACAATTAGCCCAGCAAGGTCGGGCGGGTATGTATAAATTTCCGCGTCCAATGGTGGATCGACCGGGCTGTGATTTTAGCTTTAGCGGTTTAAAAACTTTTGCCCTAACTACTTGGCAAACCTCGGATCAAACAGAACAAGCCAAAGCTGATATTGCCTACGCGTTTGAAGAAGCGGTTGTCGATACCTTGGCGATTAAATGTAAACGTGCCTTGGAGCAAGCAGGGCGTAAACGCTTAGTGGTGGCGGGTGGAGTAGGTGCTAATCAACGCCTACGCGCTAAGTTACAGCAGCTAAACGCGGAGGTGTATTTTCCACGTTTAGCCTTTTGTACTGATAATGGTGCGATGATTGCCTATGCGGGCGCTATGCGCTTACAAGCCGGTGCAACTGAACCGGCTGTGATTAGTGCGCGTCCCCGTTGGCCTTTAAGCGAATTATCTGCGGCCTAA
- a CDS encoding superoxide dismutase, with translation MNRRHFLTMGMGLLSSSALLKTAQALESTPVPTAPTIVPAKPSNGGAYTLPSLPYAENALNPVISSETMSYHYGKHHQAYVNKLNELVVGTPFADMPLDMVVAATAKDSQHKAIFNNAAQTWNHNFYWQSLKPNGGGEPPAALKAKLESSFGSVEAAKKALADAAMTQFGSGWAWLVADGDKLKVVQTSNADVPFTNGLKPLLTIDVWEHAYYIDYRNKRADYVNALLDKLINWEFALKNLG, from the coding sequence ATGAACCGACGCCATTTTTTAACGATGGGTATGGGGCTGCTGAGTAGTTCAGCTTTATTGAAAACAGCACAAGCGCTTGAGTCGACGCCTGTTCCGACTGCGCCCACTATAGTGCCAGCCAAGCCCAGTAATGGCGGGGCGTATACGTTACCCTCGTTGCCTTATGCCGAAAATGCGCTTAACCCCGTGATCTCTAGCGAAACTATGAGCTATCACTATGGCAAGCATCATCAAGCTTATGTCAATAAATTGAATGAGTTGGTCGTGGGAACACCCTTCGCAGATATGCCTTTGGATATGGTAGTGGCGGCGACGGCGAAAGATAGCCAACACAAAGCGATTTTTAATAATGCGGCGCAAACGTGGAATCATAATTTTTATTGGCAGAGCTTAAAACCAAATGGCGGGGGCGAGCCGCCTGCTGCGTTAAAAGCAAAATTAGAAAGTTCATTTGGTAGTGTAGAAGCAGCTAAAAAAGCCTTAGCGGATGCAGCTATGACACAATTCGGTAGTGGTTGGGCGTGGTTAGTGGCGGACGGTGATAAGTTGAAGGTAGTACAAACTAGCAATGCCGATGTGCCGTTTACCAATGGTTTGAAACCGTTATTAACTATCGACGTATGGGAACATGCGTATTACATTGATTACCGTAATAAACGCGCTGATTATGTCAACGCGTTATTAGATAAGCTGATCAACTGGGAATTTGCCCTGAAAAACTTGGGTTAA
- a CDS encoding alpha-amylase family glycosyl hydrolase produces the protein MNQGLGAYQDQTGTWQFSVWAPNADAVSLIGTFNNWDENQNPMQKNANGVWSTSLKKAKVGDQYKYHIVNQGKVYARMDPYAGKVTSSVGNSVLSKPPVASTNPQFQAADLNRLVIYELHIGTFGRRNRPCNSPATFKSSIPYLDELRELGVNAIEIMPIQEFAGGISWGYNPSNLFAVESDYGSAQDFYDFVQAAHERGLAVILDVVYNHFGPTDLDLWQFDGWNENGKGGIYFYNDWRSNTPWGDTRPDYGRPEVRKFILDNAMMWARDYHIDGLRFDMCVFIRTVHGMPYDQGNALSDGWLLMQDINSTAHSHNPRFITISEDMQDNEWLTKTPGAGGAGFNAQWGAFFVHTLRDALLELYDSNRNMHSLGYALTQRFNGDAFERVIYTESHDEVANGQARIPEDASPGHADSWLGKRKSILGAGIVFTAPGIPMIFQGQEFLEDKWFQDTRPLDWGKLETHEGIWLAYRDLIHLRLNKTHKTAGLCGQNIQVFHIDETNKVIAFQRWDRGGIHDAVVVVANFANRTFPSYDIGLPNAGEWDVVFNGNSRDYDKSFDDFGTSALQTQNISWDGYPYKGTVALAPYSLLILAFTNASQ, from the coding sequence ATGAACCAAGGATTAGGTGCTTATCAAGATCAAACAGGAACATGGCAGTTTAGCGTATGGGCGCCCAATGCCGATGCGGTATCACTTATTGGTACATTCAATAATTGGGATGAAAATCAAAACCCTATGCAAAAAAATGCGAATGGAGTTTGGTCGACTTCCTTAAAAAAAGCCAAGGTTGGTGATCAGTACAAATACCATATTGTGAATCAAGGCAAGGTCTATGCTCGCATGGATCCTTATGCTGGAAAAGTAACCAGTTCGGTGGGTAATTCGGTATTGTCCAAACCACCCGTCGCCAGCACTAACCCGCAATTTCAAGCGGCTGACCTCAATCGCTTAGTGATTTATGAGCTGCATATCGGTACTTTTGGACGCCGTAACCGCCCTTGCAACAGTCCCGCTACTTTTAAAAGTTCAATTCCGTATTTGGATGAATTACGTGAATTGGGCGTAAATGCGATTGAAATTATGCCTATTCAGGAGTTCGCAGGCGGTATTTCATGGGGCTACAACCCTTCCAATTTATTTGCGGTTGAATCGGATTACGGTAGCGCTCAAGATTTCTATGATTTCGTACAAGCCGCACATGAACGAGGTTTGGCGGTTATTTTGGATGTGGTATATAACCATTTTGGTCCGACTGATTTAGATTTATGGCAATTTGACGGTTGGAACGAAAACGGCAAAGGCGGCATTTATTTCTACAATGACTGGCGCAGCAATACCCCGTGGGGCGATACACGACCTGATTACGGTCGTCCTGAAGTACGCAAATTCATTTTAGATAATGCCATGATGTGGGCGCGTGATTACCATATTGATGGCTTACGCTTTGATATGTGCGTGTTTATTCGTACTGTACACGGTATGCCTTACGACCAAGGTAACGCCCTATCCGACGGTTGGTTATTAATGCAAGATATTAATAGCACCGCGCATAGTCATAATCCACGCTTTATCACCATTTCCGAAGATATGCAGGATAATGAATGGCTTACCAAAACACCGGGCGCGGGTGGTGCAGGTTTTAATGCGCAATGGGGAGCGTTCTTTGTGCATACCTTGCGCGATGCCTTATTAGAGTTATACGACAGTAACCGCAATATGCATTCTTTAGGTTATGCCTTAACCCAGCGTTTTAACGGCGATGCTTTCGAGCGTGTGATTTATACCGAATCGCATGATGAAGTGGCGAATGGACAAGCGCGAATTCCGGAAGATGCTTCGCCCGGTCATGCGGATTCATGGTTGGGTAAACGCAAATCTATTTTAGGCGCTGGCATTGTGTTTACTGCGCCCGGTATTCCCATGATTTTTCAAGGACAAGAATTCCTAGAAGACAAATGGTTTCAGGATACCCGTCCGTTAGATTGGGGTAAATTAGAGACGCATGAAGGTATTTGGTTAGCTTACCGCGATTTGATTCATTTACGCTTGAATAAAACGCATAAAACCGCTGGCTTATGTGGGCAAAATATTCAAGTATTTCATATTGATGAAACTAATAAAGTGATTGCCTTTCAGCGTTGGGATCGTGGTGGAATTCACGATGCGGTGGTAGTGGTGGCTAATTTTGCGAATCGTACCTTTCCAAGTTATGACATTGGTTTACCCAATGCAGGTGAATGGGATGTGGTATTTAATGGCAATAGCCGTGATTATGACAAAAGCTTCGATGATTTCGGCACGAGTGCATTACAAACGCAAAATATAAGCTGGGACGGTTACCCGTATAAAGGTACAGTGGCATTAGCGCCGTATAGTTTGTTGATTTTAGCGTTTACTAACGCAAGCCAATAG
- a CDS encoding histidine kinase gives MWLTSKVLFKDYYVAPIVILFAAFLLIIFTEILIISVRVQQPWLGIQLENYQQDLFVTKVQDDSPAHHKLFEDDLIKGIIWKDHYITLNGNVLKGALANKNFVDFHNYLALQTKLEEILKHEKRINLVLGNNEVVSLFPHQNTPLYSLELLFWGLFISNTIGLLIGVMIWVYKPYRLESVCLLIASLSYFGAQSIYRLISSRELYINADLLNALAGLEAFFFYSFMCVVLILIGFYPNKVISKHYLYILPIVFLVLTLNYYFKWIELPLHIFILPILPMLLFASWLFYKQWQLSTGNPINRTTVLVLQLSVLLPAWLIVIFHAVPMILEVNPIISTLSARILLISMFLGWGIGIVRYHLFSIEYWWFKSLLWVIGGSLIVIVDVVLIGLFQASEVYALSLSILIVGFVYFPLRQLLLTKLLPDNYQILQDFLEYFSQSILQANFSGEFEKIWYQALNEKFKPLNIYTIQQTDCKVVLVDNGLVLRVPNLIGTSAYLLSGKQMAARLFNKADIKNVNSLLAIIRLAHNASNIREHAVLEERRRIMHDLHDTVGAQLLTLTYKLSNPENRLQVKQALTTLRDTIRLSLKKNISFLSESLADWRVEIAERTELVGVELLWLQDESVDAIQLSTYQLLDLSQILRELVSNALKHAHPRHIEVQIVILDKQQLNLTLMHDGQIATPEHWHEGTGMHSIRTRLHRLKGNISILLTMQPELQLCINIVLPII, from the coding sequence ATGTGGCTAACTAGTAAAGTTTTATTTAAAGATTACTATGTTGCGCCTATTGTTATATTATTTGCGGCATTTTTATTAATTATCTTTACTGAGATTTTAATTATTTCGGTTCGCGTGCAACAACCGTGGTTAGGCATTCAATTAGAAAATTATCAGCAAGATCTTTTTGTTACAAAAGTACAAGATGATTCACCAGCGCATCATAAATTATTTGAAGATGATCTGATTAAGGGAATAATCTGGAAAGATCACTATATCACTTTAAATGGAAATGTATTAAAAGGTGCATTAGCTAATAAAAATTTTGTGGATTTTCATAATTATTTAGCTTTGCAAACCAAATTAGAGGAAATATTAAAACACGAAAAGCGAATTAATTTGGTTTTGGGCAATAATGAAGTAGTTAGCTTATTTCCTCATCAAAATACCCCCTTGTACAGCCTAGAACTGCTTTTTTGGGGGTTATTTATTAGTAATACCATTGGGCTGTTGATTGGTGTAATGATTTGGGTTTATAAACCCTATCGCTTAGAATCTGTTTGTTTGCTCATTGCGAGCCTTAGCTATTTTGGCGCACAATCTATTTATCGGCTTATTAGTAGCAGAGAATTATATATTAATGCTGATTTGCTAAATGCTTTAGCTGGCTTAGAAGCCTTTTTCTTTTATAGCTTCATGTGCGTAGTTTTAATTCTGATTGGGTTTTATCCCAATAAAGTTATCAGTAAACATTATCTGTATATTTTACCAATTGTTTTTTTAGTATTAACGCTTAACTATTATTTTAAATGGATAGAGCTGCCTTTACATATTTTTATTCTACCTATTTTGCCGATGCTATTATTTGCGTCGTGGTTGTTCTATAAACAATGGCAACTTTCTACAGGTAATCCTATTAATCGTACTACGGTACTGGTTCTACAATTATCGGTTTTATTACCTGCTTGGCTAATTGTTATCTTTCATGCTGTTCCTATGATTTTGGAAGTAAATCCTATCATTAGTACACTAAGTGCCAGAATTTTATTGATCAGTATGTTCTTAGGTTGGGGCATTGGTATTGTTAGGTATCATTTATTTTCGATTGAATATTGGTGGTTTAAATCATTATTATGGGTTATTGGCGGTAGCTTAATTGTAATAGTCGATGTTGTACTGATTGGCTTGTTTCAAGCTTCGGAAGTTTATGCATTAAGTTTATCTATTCTAATTGTAGGCTTTGTCTATTTTCCTCTGCGTCAATTATTATTAACCAAACTATTGCCAGATAATTATCAAATTCTTCAGGATTTTCTTGAATATTTTAGCCAATCAATTTTACAAGCAAATTTTAGTGGGGAATTTGAAAAGATTTGGTACCAAGCTTTGAATGAAAAATTTAAACCCTTAAATATTTATACCATTCAGCAAACAGATTGCAAAGTCGTGTTAGTCGATAATGGTTTAGTGCTGCGTGTGCCGAATTTAATTGGTACAAGCGCCTATTTGTTAAGTGGCAAGCAAATGGCTGCAAGATTATTTAATAAAGCTGATATTAAAAATGTTAATTCGTTATTGGCTATCATTCGCTTAGCACATAATGCCAGTAATATTCGTGAACATGCCGTTTTAGAAGAACGCCGCCGTATTATGCACGACTTACATGATACAGTCGGTGCGCAATTATTAACGCTTACTTATAAGCTATCTAATCCAGAAAATCGTCTACAGGTTAAACAGGCTTTAACTACTTTACGCGATACGATTCGTCTTTCTTTAAAGAAAAATATCTCTTTTTTGAGTGAAAGTTTAGCAGATTGGCGGGTGGAAATTGCGGAACGAACTGAATTAGTGGGAGTTGAGTTGCTTTGGTTACAAGATGAAAGTGTGGATGCCATCCAATTAAGTACTTATCAACTACTCGATTTAAGCCAAATACTAAGAGAATTGGTGAGCAATGCGCTCAAACATGCTCATCCGCGTCATATCGAAGTGCAAATAGTTATATTGGATAAACAACAATTAAACCTTACTTTGATGCATGATGGTCAAATTGCAACACCAGAGCACTGGCATGAAGGAACTGGAATGCACAGTATTCGGACTCGACTGCACCGTTTAAAGGGTAACATCAGCATATTATTGACGATGCAACCTGAGCTACAGTTATGTATTAATATTGTTCTGCCAATTATTTAA